From Pandoraea vervacti, the proteins below share one genomic window:
- a CDS encoding low molecular weight protein-tyrosine-phosphatase, with translation MKKTSVLFVCMGNICRSPSADGIFRQRLAKAGLTEIVEVDSAGTHSYHIGHAPDARTQSAAERRGYDLSSLRARRVEASDFERFEWIVAMDDANVSELMVRCPAEYRHKIVRLMDFATRYDATEVPDPYYGGEQGFETVLDYIEDGLDGFLAHLGKPD, from the coding sequence ATGAAAAAAACATCGGTCCTGTTCGTTTGCATGGGCAACATTTGTCGTTCCCCCAGTGCCGACGGTATTTTCCGCCAACGGCTCGCGAAAGCCGGGCTGACCGAAATCGTCGAGGTCGACTCGGCAGGGACTCACAGCTACCACATCGGCCATGCGCCCGATGCCCGCACGCAGTCGGCAGCCGAACGGCGCGGTTATGACCTGAGTTCGCTGCGCGCACGTCGGGTGGAGGCGAGCGACTTCGAACGATTCGAATGGATCGTGGCGATGGACGACGCCAATGTGTCCGAACTCATGGTGCGTTGTCCCGCCGAATATCGCCACAAGATCGTACGATTGATGGATTTCGCAACCCGTTACGACGCCACCGAAGTGCCTGATCCCTATTACGGTGGCGAGCAAGGCTTCGAGACAGTGCTCGACTATATTGAAGACGGTCTCGACGGCTTTCTCGCTCATTTGGGAAAGCCCGATTAA